Genomic DNA from Wolbachia endosymbiont of Aedes albopictus:
TCCTTTTTTAAGTTATGATGCATTTCCCAAATCTCAACGTCATATTCATTACCTAAAAGCTCAGCAGCTTTTTTTACCAATTTCAGCAACACATTAACCCCAACACTCATATTTGCTGACCATAATATTGGAACTTCAGCAGCATACTCTTTTAAATCGACACCTTCTATTCCAGTTGTGCCACTAACCAGCGGTGTTTTAAATTTTACAGCTGCTTTAAGGCAGTCTAACATACATTCTTTAGTTGTAAAATCTATTACAACGTCAGATGACTCAAATACATCGCTGATAGAACTTGTAACCTTAATTCCTAGATTGGCTATAATTGGTCCAATATCTAAGCCTATGTACTTACCGCCTGGACGGGCAACAGCACCTGCTATTTCCACTTCTGCATTTGTAATTAATTCATTGAGTATTTTTTTGCCCATTCTGCCTAAACAGCCTATTACTCCAACTCTGATTTTCATAAAGCTTTTTGTGTTATATTAGGCCTTTTTTTAGGCTTTGTCACTTCTGATCTATATTCTATAGCTAACACGTCATACCGCTGCGATGCTAACTAGTAGTGGAATGACGAGGATGCCGCCGCGAACCGTCATACCGCCGCGGTATCTCTTAGCCGCTAACACGTAGCGGAATGACTATTTTTCAAATTGTCGTAAGTCAGTTTAGCTATATATGACTCATTTCTTTACTGTAACTTAACAAGAACTGGTCTGTAGCTAATAGTTATTGACAATAAGGGTAATTAACTTTGATAAGAATCTTTTCTGTGTTCAATTGAAGTCTGTATGTTCTGGAATATCTATATAGTAAATTATGCGGTAATCGTAGACTACGCTGCCAACTTAAATTATGCCACAAAGGTTTTCCAAGTGTAACCTTTCACAGATTTCCGCTTAATTCTTCGATCTCACTAATAGAAAGGCCTGTAAACTTGACAATAGTGTTGACATCAACATTATTAGCAAGCATTGCTTTTGCGACTTCAATTTTCCCTTCAATCTTCCCTTCAATTTTCCCTTCAATCTTCCCTTCAATTTTCCCTTCAATTTTTCCTTTCTCTATACCTTTTTGTATACCTTTCTCTTCAGCAAGATCAAGTCTGTATTCAAGAATAGCTTCTTCTTTGCGTAGATCCATTATCCTTTCTTCATAGGCTACTAAATCTTTTTCGTTCCAACGAAACTTGTCTAATTCATCATATGCTAGCTTTATTATTGGCGCTTTTTCTGCTATCTCTTTTAAGTCCTC
This window encodes:
- the dapB gene encoding 4-hydroxy-tetrahydrodipicolinate reductase, encoding MKIRVGVIGCLGRMGKKILNELITNAEVEIAGAVARPGGKYIGLDIGPIIANLGIKVTSSISDVFESSDVVIDFTTKECMLDCLKAAVKFKTPLVSGTTGIEGVDLKEYAAEVPILWSANMSVGVNVLLKLVKKAAELLGNEYDVEIWEMHHNLKKDSPSGTAIELGKTIANASKVDFQSNQYLHSGLNIRKKGGIGFAVSRGGGVIGDHSVMFVNSDERIELNHKAIDRTTFARGAVQAAVWLYENKREIPGLYSMQNVI